In Ipomoea triloba cultivar NCNSP0323 chromosome 7, ASM357664v1, a single genomic region encodes these proteins:
- the LOC116025636 gene encoding uncharacterized protein LOC116025636 encodes MGHPHDYHHQAADGLVSLFTKANHDLNLVSFKLEKEFQQVYSDNTNPMKLVSRINKIQEELASIQEQCRELLAAKQDLIDKARTTLVGNRSLVQKLQASAGVPVIDDSNDPEFANFNQVIDEWTAQVRAGADDEDQEAVSEDINHLLFSAIVPGN; translated from the exons ATGGGGCATCCCCATGATTATCATCACCAAGCAGCAGATGGGTTAGTGAGCCTCTTCACCAAAGCAAACCACGATCTTAATCTCGTCTCCTTCAAGCTCGAGAAGGAGTTCCAGCAAGTCTACTCCGACAAC ACTAACCCTATGAAGCTTGTGTCACGGATTAACAAGATACAGGAAGAATTGGCGTCCATACAGGAGCAGTGTCGCGAGCTTCTAGCTGCCAAACAG GATTTAATTGACAAAGCCAGGACTACCTTAGTTGGGAATCGGTCATTGGTGCAGAAACTTCAAGCGTCCGCAGGTGTACCTGTCATTGATGACAGTAATGATCCAGAATTTGCTAATTTCAACCAG GTAATTGATGAATGGACAGCTCAAGTAAGAGCGGGAGCAG ATGATGAAGATCAGGAGGCGGTTTCTGAGGATATCAACCATCTTCTCTTTTCAGCAATTGTGCCAGGGAACTGA
- the LOC116025334 gene encoding protein TIC 55, chloroplastic yields the protein MALLLPFASDLYLPKHSHSYLPFPTPKPQIPFPRCRKISKNRGSKCAAIAEKVGGDGESVILGLTSQELKDERVVVEYNWAEEWYPLYLAKNVPDDAPLGLTVFDKQVVLYRDGSGVLRCFEDRCPHRLAKLSEGQLFDGKLECLYHGWQFDGDGKCVKIPQLPEDAKIPRSACTKPYEIRDSQGVIWIWMSHKTPPKPEKIPWFENFERPGFRDISTTHELPYDHSILLENLMDPAHVPISHDRTDFTAKREDAGPLFFEVTERTGRGFAGWWGRKSDQGKPNYIPNFLRFEAPCVLQNNREIIDENGTKDYFSGLFLCRPSGQGKSMLIVRFGNTRKRTGLLKIIPEWFFHQNAGKVFEQDMGFLSSQNETLMKERVPTKELYLNLRSSDTWVAEYRKWMDKVGHGMPYYFGHSSISLPEQPAIVEHAPAGLVASLSASQPAKGGIGTMHAPNFSNRYFRHVIHCKSCSSAIKSFETWKNTLAAAALVSTAVAILVSGRQWKAAFLLSTSLCLAGVYACSTAIAMNTTNFIRTHRRL from the exons ATGGCTTTGCTGCTGCCTTTTGCCTCCGATCTTTATCTCCCCAAACATTCCCACTCTTATCTTCCATTCCCAACTCCTAAACCCCAGATTCCCTTTCCCCGTTGCCGGAAAATCTCGAAGAATCGCGGCTCCAAGTGCGCTGCAATTGCGGAGAAAGTGGGGGGCGATGGGGAGAGTGTGATCTTGGGGCTCACTAGCCAAGAATTGAAGGATGAGAGGGTGGTTGTGGAGTACAATTGGGCTGAGGAGTGGTACCCTCTCTATCTCGCCAAGAATGTGCCTGATGATGCCCCTCTAGGGCTCACTGTCTTTGATAAGCAGGTGGTTCTCTACCGGGATGGCAGTGGGGTGCTCAGATGCTTTGAAGATCGATGCCCCCATAG GTTAGCAAAACTATCTGAAGGCCAACTGTTTGACGGGAAACTTGAGTGTCTGTATCACGGTTGGCAATTTGACGGGGATGGAAAATGTGTAAAGATACCCCAG TTACCCGAAGATGCGAAAATTCCGAGGTCTGCTTGTACCAAACCATATGAAATAAGGGACTCGCAGGGAGTGATATGGATATGGATGTCTCACAAAACACCACCAAAACCCGAAAAAATTCCTTGGTTTGAAAACTTCGAAAGGCCTGGCTTTCGGGATATTTCTACCACCCACGAGCTCCCGTATGATCACTCGATTCTTCTTGAAAACCTCATGGATCCAGCTCATGTCCCTATATCTCATGATAGAACAGATTTTACTGCAAAGAGGGAAGATGCTGGACCCCTATTTTTCGAGGTGACAGAGAGGACTGGGCGTGGTTTTGCTGGTTGGTGGGGCAGAAAATCGGACCAAGGCAAGCCAAACTACATCCCCAATTTCTTACGGTTTGAAGCTCCATGTGTTCTTCAGAACAACAGGGAAATAATTGATGAGAACGGGACGAAGGATTACTTTTCTGGTCTCTTTCTTTGCAGACCATCTGGGCAGGGAAAATCCATGCTCATAGTGAGATTTGGGAACACGAGAAAAAGAACTGGGCTACTAAAGATTATTCCGGAGTGGTTCTTTCACCAGAATGCGGGCAAGGTTTTTGAGCAGGATATGGGGTTCCTGTCCTCACAAAACGAGACGCTAATGAAAGAGCGGGTTCCCACGAAGGAACTGTACTTGAATTTGAGGTCCTCGGACACTTGGGTAGCCGAGTACAGGAAGTGGATGGACAAAGTTGGGCATGGCATGCCTTACTATTTCGGGCACAGTTCCATTTCCCTTCCCGAGCAGCCAGCCATTGTCGAGCACGCTCCAGCAGGCCTCGTTGCAAGCCTCTCGGCTTCCCAACCAGCCAAGGGAGGGATTGGAACGATGCACGCTCCAAATTTCTCCAACAGATACTTCCGACATGTGATACACTGCAAGTCCTGCAGTAGCGCGATCAAAAGCTTCGAGACGTGGAAAAACACCCTCGCTGCTGCTGCCCTCGTCTCGACTGCAGTGGCGATTCTAGTGTCTGGAAGGCAGTGGAAGGCGGCGTTCTTGCTCTCGACGTCCCTGTGCTTGGCCGGGGTATATGCCTGCTCTACTGCAATTGCCATGAATACAACAAACTTCATAAGGACTCACAGAAGGCTGTGA